From Pseudopipra pipra isolate bDixPip1 chromosome 9, bDixPip1.hap1, whole genome shotgun sequence, a single genomic window includes:
- the LOC135418512 gene encoding uncharacterized protein LOC135418512, producing MAERRFSLCRFLRRKKKKESPETAPAQQPEEAEQSQPLQEGRDQTREQDRARGRFRRAAQACLTSLAIRRRKIRITPAEVLAQPDPTPSELKAHPDVGTASTDGTANCDSAVTDDGTNSNTALPELSTEADGATTEGMADTESTPVQHLPDAPSRDVLGDGAVSAQEAMEPDRGVEQRPPSVPKQAWVMEEEEESPGPAPAQQPEEAEQSQPLQEGRDQTQEQDRPRGCFRRAAQAFLTLLGIRRRKARTSPAEVIAQPDPTPTELKAHPDVGTASTDGTANCDSAVTDVGTNSNTALPELSTEADGATTEGMADTESTPVQCLPDAPSRDVLGDGAVSAQEAMEPDRGMEQRPPSVPKQAWVMEEEEESPGPAPAQQPEEAEQSHPLQEGQDSGADTDSRPAQSGNDAPPADVSEESGVSDAKQVPAFVRNVHQRLTASATPEEKLLAEFLRETDEHPADVVFTLLRCAPSCDRAAAIMWRTITSSGRTVLKVLPQLLRVMENWPWLSMSTSDGDEMDVFALAATRVIWETLQTFWFAESLTEYSPRLLVLLLFQVLISTEQTPEEVDTFWRGCWQQHNLPTQPNRFAVLTVKALLCHLECEEVVLSMERKCGWDTLLSADTHHYAVGLLAREMRRVSSPLCSRITLHLLELLSREEPHLELLTVAFLVEVLDCLDMSDWGGSILQSLSRHLSSECPEMRRLALRGLLVLRQDPVMADSMWNLTESLLELLWDADGELVGMALSLFINQVQDRGIPISTPTALELAEALQTLFGYDNIHVQLLSIYLFRKVLKLVVEEGKQPLQTHVIQSLLPLFFLSHDDNEHLAEASWEVLIRALRFLKRRDLKNLLEADKPWCFFDCLVESEKKRVVQFMWQALPYVESPQEPLQELALRFIGIASKYLRKGQEEDELITEVITDTLQGMTADSPAISRLAAETLKIIKGVQKSKP from the exons ATGGCAGAGAGACGCTTCAGCCTGTGCAGGTTtctcaggaggaagaaaaagaaggaaagccCTGAGactgcccctgcacagcagcctgaggaggcagagcagtctcagcccctgcaggagg GACGGGACCAAACACGAGAGCAGGACCGTGCCCGTGGacgcttccgcagggcagcacag GCTTGTCTGACATCCCTGGCCATTCGGCGGAGAAAGATCAGGATCACACCAgctgaggtcctggcacagcctgaccccacGCCAAGTGAGCTCAAGGCACACCCTGATGTCGGCACCGCGTCGACTGACGGCACAGCAAACTGTGACAGCGCGGTGACCGATGACGGGACAAACTCCAACACGGCGCTGCCTGAGCTCAGCACGGAGGCTGACGGGGCAACAACTGAGGGCATGGCAGACACTGAGAGCACACCTGTTCAGCACCTGCCCGATGCTCCCAGTCGGGACGTTCTTGGGGACGGAGCTGTCTCTGCTCAA GAAGCCATGGAGCCAGACAGAGGTGTGGAGCAGAGACCTCCCAGCGTGCCCAAGCAGGCCTGggtgatggaggaggaggaggaaagccctgggcctgccccagcacagcagcctgaggaggcagagcagtctcagcccctgcaggagg GACGGGACCAGACACAAGAGCAGGACCGTCCCCGTGGATGCTTCCggagggcagcacag GCCTTTCTGACACTCTTGGGTATTCGGCGTAGAAAGGCCAGGACCTCACCAGCTGAGGTCATAGCACAGCCTGACCCCACGCCGACTGAGCTCAAGGCACACCCTGATGTCGGCACCGCGTCGACTGACGGCACAGCAAACTGTGACAGCGCGGTGACCGATGTCGGGACAAACTCCAACACGGCGCTGCCTGAGCTCAGCACGGAGGCTGACGGGGCAACAACTGAGGGCATGGCAGACACTGAGAGCACACCTGTTCAGTGCCTGCCCGATGCTCCCAGTCGGGATGTTCTTGGGGACGGAGCTGTCTCTGCTCAA GAAGCCATGGAGCCAGACAGAGGTATGGAGCAGAGACCTCCCAGCGTGCCCAAGCAGGCCTGggtgatggaggaggaggaggaaagccctgggcctgccccagcacagcagcctgaggaggcagagcagtcccaccccctgcaggagg GCCAGGACAGCGGTGCAGACACCGACAGCAGGCCTGCTCAGAGCGGGAATGATGCTCCCCCTGCGGATGTTTCTGAGGAGAGCGGTGTCTCTGATGCaaagcaa GTGCCAGCCTTCGTCAGGAACGTGCACCAGAGACTGACAGCCAGCGCCACTCCAGAAGAGAAGCTGCTGGCGGAGTTTCTGAGGGAGACTGATGAACACCCTGCTGATGTTGTGTTCACCCTCCTGCGCTGTGCCCCATCGTGTGACAG agctgctgccatcATGTGGAGGACCATCACCTCATCAGGAAGGACAGTGCTGAAggtgctgccacagctgctccGCGTGATGGAGAACTGGCCATGGCTGAGCATGTCCACCTCCGACGGGGACGAAATggatgtctttgccctggct GCAACCAGGGTGATTTGGGAGACTCTGCAGACGTTCTGGTTCGCAGAGTCATTGACAGAGTACTCCCCCCGTCTCCtcgtgctgctgctcttccaagtcctcatcagcacagagcagaCGCCAGAGGAAGTCGACACCTTCTGGAGGGGATGCTGGCAGCAACACAACCTTCCCACCCagcccaacag gtttgcagtgctgaCCGTGAAGGCCCTGCTTTGCCATCTGGAGTGTGAGGAAGTTGTGCTTTCAATGGAAcgcaagtgtggctgggacacGCTCCTCAGTGCTGACACCCACCACTAcgcagtgggtctgctggccag GGAGATGCGCCGTGTCTCCAGCCCCTTGTGTTCCCGCATCACACTCcacctgctggagctgctgagcagggaggagcCCCACTTGGAGCTCCTCACCGTGGCATTCCttgtggag GTCCTGGACTGCCTGGACATGAGTGACTGGGGAGGCAGCATTCTGCAGAGCCTTTCAAGGCACCTCAGcagtgagtgcccagagatGCGTCGCCTGGCGCTCCGAGGCCTCCTGGTGCTCAGACAGGATCCCGTGATG GCTGACAGCATGTGGAACCTGACAGAAAGCCTCCTGGAGCTACTGTGGGATGCAGATGGAGAGCTGGTGGGGATGGCCCTCTCTCTATTCATCAATCAAGTCCAGGACAGAGGCATCCCAATCTCCacccccactgccctggagctggctgAGGCACTCCAGACACTCTTTGGCTac GACAACATCCACGTGCAGCTGCTCTCCATTTACCTCTTCCGAAAGGTGTTGAAGTTGGTagtggaggagggaaaacaacCCCTGCAGACGCACGTGatccagagcctgctgccaCTCTTCTTCCTCTCGCATGATGACAACGAGCACCTGGCAGAA GCCTCTTGGGAAGTGCTGATTCGTGCACTCAGGTTCCTGAAGAGAAGGGATCTCAAGAACCTGCTGGAGGCGGACAAGCCATGGTGTTTCTTTGACTGCCTG GTGGAAAGTGAGAAGAAACGAGTGGTGCAGTTCATGTGGCAGGCCCTGCCATACGTGGAGAGCCCACAGGAGCCCCTGCAAGAGTTGGCCCTCAGGTTCATTG ggatcgccAGCAAGTACCTCAgaaaggggcaggaggaggacgAGCTCATCACAGAGGTCATCACTGACA cccttcaaGGCATGACTGCTGACAGCCCTGCCATCTCAAGGCTGGCAGCTGAAACCTTGAAAATCATCAAGGGTGTCCAGAAATCTAAACCTTAA